The proteins below come from a single Micropterus dolomieu isolate WLL.071019.BEF.003 ecotype Adirondacks linkage group LG05, ASM2129224v1, whole genome shotgun sequence genomic window:
- the angptl3 gene encoding angiopoietin-related protein 3, protein MMKLFCLSLLLASSNAAVPLESSGREVSPTLPSQAITPVPSPTEAKSRFAMLDDVRLLANGLLQLGQSLREFVHKTKAQINDIFQKLNIFDRSFYQLSVVTSEIKEEEEELKKTTNFLKTNNEEIKNLSLEINSKINNILHERTQLQSKVGSLEERLKGLSESMVPVDQLSEITTLKEVIEAQEKTITSLLKAVTEQHDQLDHQKIKIKNLEEKLSYDSFQDTVDKPMDSDHSTPNMFEYLTGNSTGLDTNDLPTDCSELFNKGEANSGTYVIKPNQSEPFNVYCEMDSDGGSTVIQHRTDGSVDFDQTWEKYEKGFGELEKDFWLGLKKIHSLTQQGVYILRIDLEDWKEEKHWAEYRFSLEGSSKDYTLQVSDFSGDLPDAMANSTGMIFSTKDRNNDNLRNSNCARNYTGGWWFNACGETNLNGRYLWLRAKGRSMRRKGIHWKPGTGPSYSLKMTKMTVRPAPTT, encoded by the exons ATGATGAAGCTGTTTTGCCTGTCGCTGCTGCTAGCTAGTTCCAATGCTGCTGTCCCTCTGGAATCCTCGGGTAGAGAAGTGTCCCCCACATTGCCCTCCCAGGCCATTACCCCAGTGCCAAGCCCAACTGAGGCAAAGTCTCGCTTTGCCATGCTGGATGATGTTCGTCTACTTGCAAACGGCCTCCTTCAGCTAGGCCAGAGTTTACGGGAGTTTGTCCACAAGACCAAGGCCCAAATCAACGACATCTTCCAGAAGTTGAACATTTTCGATCGCTCTTTTTACCAGCTCTCAGTTGTCACGTCAGAGatcaaggaggaagaggaggagctgaagaagaCCACCAATTTCTTGAAGACCAACAACGAGGAGATCAAGAACCTGTCGCTGGAAATCAACTCTAAAATCAACAACATCCTGCATGAACGTACACAGCTGCAGAGCAAGGTGGGGAGCCTTGAGGAGAGGCTGAAGGGACTGTCAGAGAGCATGGTCCCTGTTGACCAACTTAGTGAAATCACAACGCTCAAG GAAGTGATTGAAGCTCAAGAGAAAACAATCACCAGTCTGCTAAAAGCTGTGACTGAGCAGCATGATCAGCTTGACCACCAGAAAATCAAGATTAAAAACCTGGAGGAAAAG CTAAGTTATGACAGCTTTCAAGATACAGTCGATAAGCCAATGGATTCAGACCATTCAACTCCTAATATGTTTGAATATCTGACAGGAAACTCAACTGGCCTGGACACAAATG ACCTCCCCACAGACTGCAGTGAGTTGTTTAACAAAGGAGAAGCAAACAGTGGAACCTATGTTATCAAGCCAAACCAATCTGAGCCATTCAATGTCTACTGTGAAATGGATTCAG ATGGGGGTTCAACTGTCATCCAGCACAGGACCGATGGTTCAGTGGATTTTGACCAGACGTGGGAGAAGTACGAGAAAGGCTTTGGAGAGCTGGAAA AAGACTTCTGGTTGGGTTTAAAGAAGATCCACAGCCTTACACAGCAGGGAGTTTACATCCTGCGTATTGATTTGGAGGACTGGAAGGAGGAGAAGCACTGGGCTGAGTACCGCTTCTCACTGGAGGGTTCCTCCAAGGACTACACCCTCCAAGTCAGTGACTTCTCTGGTGACCTGCCTGATGCCATGGCCAACAGCACGGGCATGATATTCTCCACTAAAGACCGAAATAATGACAACCTCCGAAACTCCAACTGCGCTCGCAATTACACAG GTGGTTGGTGGTTTAATGCCTGCGGTGAGACAAACCTTAATGGAAGATATCTGTGGTTGAGGGCAAAAGGACGCTCTATGAGAAGGAAGGGCATTCACTGGAAACCTGGCACAGGGCCCTCATATTCCCTTAAGATGACCAAGATGACCGTACGACCAGCACCTACAACTTAA